A single region of the Agromyces sp. Leaf222 genome encodes:
- the trpS gene encoding tryptophan--tRNA ligase produces the protein MNSARPVIFSGMQPSGDSLHLGNYLGALVNWVALQDDYDPIYCVVDLHAITVAQDPKALRENVRRTAAQYLASGVDLERSTLFVQSHVPAHAELAWVLSTITGFGEAGRMTQFKDKSAKQGADATTVGLFTYPVLMAADILLYGTNAVPVGDDQRQHLELTRDLAGRFNARYGETFVVPEALIPKESARIYDLQDPTSKMSKSAASEAGLVKLLDDPKVTAKKFKSAVTDTGREVRYDRDEKPGISNLLDIYSALVGRPVAELEAEYDGRGYGDFKKDLAEVVVDRLTPIRARTLELLDDPAELDRLLGIGADKAAERAEVVLRTVYDRVGFVRRR, from the coding sequence ATGAACTCCGCCCGCCCCGTCATCTTCTCCGGCATGCAGCCCTCCGGCGACTCGCTGCACCTCGGCAACTACCTGGGCGCGCTGGTGAACTGGGTCGCCCTGCAAGACGACTACGACCCCATCTACTGCGTCGTCGACCTGCACGCGATCACGGTCGCGCAGGATCCGAAGGCGTTGCGCGAGAACGTGCGCCGCACCGCGGCCCAGTACCTCGCCTCCGGTGTCGACCTCGAGCGCTCGACCCTGTTCGTGCAGTCGCACGTGCCGGCCCACGCCGAGCTCGCCTGGGTGCTCAGCACCATCACGGGCTTCGGCGAGGCCGGGCGCATGACGCAGTTCAAGGACAAGTCGGCCAAGCAGGGTGCCGACGCGACCACGGTCGGCCTCTTCACCTACCCGGTGCTCATGGCCGCCGACATCCTCCTCTACGGCACGAACGCCGTGCCCGTCGGCGACGACCAGCGCCAGCACCTCGAGCTCACGCGCGATCTCGCGGGCCGGTTCAACGCCAGGTACGGCGAGACCTTCGTCGTGCCGGAGGCGCTGATCCCCAAGGAGTCGGCGCGCATCTACGACCTGCAGGACCCGACGTCGAAGATGTCGAAGTCGGCCGCGTCCGAAGCGGGGCTCGTCAAGCTCCTCGACGACCCGAAGGTCACCGCGAAGAAGTTCAAGAGCGCCGTCACCGACACGGGTCGCGAGGTGCGCTACGACCGCGACGAGAAGCCCGGCATCTCGAACCTGCTCGACATCTACTCGGCGCTCGTCGGCCGACCGGTCGCCGAGCTCGAGGCCGAGTACGACGGGCGAGGCTACGGCGACTTCAAGAAGGACCTCGCCGAAGTCGTCGTCGATCGCCTCACGCCGATCCGCGCACGCACGCTCGAGCTGCTCGACGACCCGGCCGAGCTCGACCGACTGCTCGGCATCGGCGCCGACAAGGCTGCAGAGCGCGCCGAGGTCGTACTCCGCACGGTGTACGACCGCGTCGGCTTCGTCCGCCGCCGCTGA
- a CDS encoding GNAT family N-acetyltransferase, whose protein sequence is MLPVEIRTARLLLDLPVPADADDVTRFCQDPLFQRYLTTPWPYTRAHAESFLTTYVPSGWASASELTWAIRAEHGGPLLGVVSVRETQNEIGFWMGSEHRGHGLMSEAAAAVCDWVLAGGIDGASTVFWRAVEGNTASAKVARSAGFRRIEPADATVPTRDGSTLPAWYGVREAEIDPRAEASWSGILEGAA, encoded by the coding sequence GTGCTTCCCGTCGAGATCCGCACGGCGCGGCTGCTGCTCGACCTGCCGGTGCCGGCCGACGCAGACGACGTGACGCGCTTCTGCCAAGACCCGCTGTTCCAGCGGTACCTCACGACCCCTTGGCCCTACACGCGTGCGCACGCCGAGTCATTCCTCACGACGTATGTGCCGTCGGGCTGGGCCTCGGCTTCCGAACTCACCTGGGCCATTCGAGCCGAGCACGGGGGCCCGCTGCTCGGCGTGGTCAGCGTGCGCGAGACCCAGAACGAGATCGGCTTCTGGATGGGTTCCGAGCACCGGGGCCACGGCCTCATGAGCGAGGCCGCGGCGGCGGTGTGCGACTGGGTGCTCGCGGGCGGCATCGATGGGGCGTCGACCGTCTTCTGGCGCGCCGTCGAGGGCAACACGGCCTCGGCGAAGGTCGCCAGATCCGCGGGATTCCGGCGCATCGAGCCGGCGGACGCCACGGTTCCGACCCGCGACGGCAGCACGCTCCCGGCCTGGTACGGGGTGCGCGAGGCCGAGATCGACCCTCGCGCCGAGGCGAGCTGGAGCGGCATCCTCGAGGGCGCGGCCTGA
- a CDS encoding HAD family hydrolase — MPAHAGPVVLFDLDDTLMAHRQAVADGIVLHMRERAYVGDTSAAQRLWHELEERHYHSYLAGELTFEGQRRARARDFALAHGEALDGVDAGAWFDRYFERYRDAWRLHDDAVPALDELEAALPGVRLGIITNGEPDFQRAKLERLGILERFAHVIASGAIGVTKPDRRIFDLAVERFAADAPVDRAAYVGDRLRTDALGAAGAGLDGVWLDRHATALGDDDASAVLEAGVIVIPSLARLAERLTSRWSSSPVEG, encoded by the coding sequence ATGCCCGCCCACGCCGGTCCGGTCGTGCTCTTCGACCTCGACGACACGCTCATGGCGCATCGTCAGGCCGTCGCCGACGGCATCGTGCTGCACATGCGAGAACGCGCATACGTGGGCGACACCAGCGCGGCGCAGCGGCTCTGGCATGAACTCGAGGAGCGGCACTACCACTCCTACCTCGCCGGCGAGCTGACCTTCGAGGGCCAGCGCCGCGCCCGCGCCCGCGACTTCGCGCTCGCGCACGGCGAGGCGCTCGACGGGGTCGACGCGGGTGCGTGGTTCGACCGCTACTTCGAGCGGTATCGCGACGCCTGGCGCCTGCACGACGACGCCGTCCCGGCACTCGATGAGCTCGAAGCCGCCCTGCCCGGAGTGCGCCTCGGCATCATCACGAACGGCGAACCCGACTTCCAGCGAGCCAAGCTCGAGCGGCTCGGAATCCTCGAGCGGTTCGCACACGTCATCGCGTCGGGTGCGATCGGGGTGACCAAGCCCGACCGGCGGATCTTCGACCTGGCGGTCGAGCGCTTCGCCGCCGACGCCCCGGTAGATCGCGCCGCCTACGTCGGCGACCGCCTGCGCACCGACGCGCTCGGCGCGGCCGGTGCCGGTCTCGACGGCGTGTGGCTCGATCGGCACGCCACCGCGCTCGGCGACGACGACGCATCGGCCGTGCTCGAGGCCGGCGTCATCGTGATCCCGAGCCTCGCCCGGCTCGCCGAACGCCTCACGAGCCGATGGAGCTCATCGCCGGTCGAGGGGTGA
- a CDS encoding MIP/aquaporin family protein, translated as MLVLLGCGVVANVILAKTKGFGGGTLMINIGWGLAVFAGVVVSYASGAHLNPAVTLGLVANGATEFGQGVPVNGLSVLTYIGAQMIGAMLGAVFCWLAYKQHFDAEPDAATKLGVFSTGPAIRSYGWNLVTEIIGTFVLVFVIIGFTNGGTPAELGAIPVAFLVIAIGASLGGPTGYAINPARDLGPRIVHALLPIKGKGGSDWSYSWVPVVGPIIGGVLAGFAAVPLLPILG; from the coding sequence ATGCTCGTGCTCCTCGGCTGCGGCGTGGTCGCCAACGTCATCCTCGCCAAGACGAAGGGCTTCGGCGGCGGCACCCTCATGATCAACATCGGCTGGGGCCTCGCGGTCTTCGCCGGCGTCGTGGTCTCGTACGCCTCCGGTGCACACCTGAACCCGGCGGTCACCCTCGGCCTCGTCGCGAACGGCGCCACCGAGTTCGGCCAGGGCGTCCCCGTGAACGGTCTCTCCGTGCTCACCTATATCGGCGCGCAGATGATCGGCGCGATGCTCGGTGCGGTCTTCTGCTGGCTCGCCTACAAGCAGCACTTCGACGCCGAGCCGGATGCCGCGACGAAGCTCGGCGTGTTCTCGACCGGCCCTGCGATCCGCTCGTACGGCTGGAACCTCGTCACCGAGATCATCGGCACCTTCGTGCTCGTGTTCGTCATCATCGGCTTCACCAACGGCGGAACCCCCGCCGAACTCGGTGCGATCCCCGTCGCCTTCCTCGTGATCGCGATCGGCGCGTCGCTCGGCGGACCGACCGGCTACGCCATCAACCCCGCGCGCGACCTCGGCCCCCGTATCGTCCACGCCCTCCTGCCGATCAAGGGCAAGGGCGGCAGCGACTGGTCGTACTCGTGGGTGCCCGTCGTCGGTCCGATCATCGGCGGCGTGCTCGCCGGCTTCGCGGCCGTGCCGCTGCTGCCGATCCTCGGCTGA
- a CDS encoding glycerol-3-phosphate dehydrogenase/oxidase gives MSSHPITPQDTTQNTTHSPAGTPATRAEVTALRARPSASVLIIGAGINGIATFRDLALQGVDVVLVERDDFVSGASSASSHMIHGGIRYLENGEFRLVKESVTERNALIRIAPHYVKPLETTVPIYSTFSGILSAPMRFLTHRQGKPTERGAALIKTGLTIYDAFSRDGGSVPRHRFHGRKRSLAELPALDPAVKYTATYYDASMHDPERLALDVLFDGLAAGPHARAVNHLGAVGFGADGVRVRDGLTGEEFSIAADVVVNTSGPWTDLTNADLGRSTTFMGGTKGSHIVLDHPELLAATGGREIFFEHEDGRIVLIYPLKGRVMVGTTDLEHDMREPVVCTDAEVDYFFELIAHVFPGIAVDRSQIVYRFSGVRPLPRHDDTQPGFVSRDYRIERADVAARPGTTLLSLVGGKWTTFRALAEHLSDEVLQLLGRERTRSTEGLAIGGGAGYPTTDDARLVWLVGHDDEVGRARAEMLLERYGTRAEAYLDEVDGETERTLEHHVDYTRGEITWLVRNERVVHLTDLVLRRTSIAFTGTLTAPLLGELADLAGDELGWDTERRAAEIDATRTLLAERHGVVLEQLAAVA, from the coding sequence ATGTCATCGCACCCGATCACGCCGCAGGACACCACGCAGAACACCACCCACAGCCCCGCCGGCACCCCCGCCACCCGCGCCGAGGTCACCGCGCTCCGCGCACGGCCCAGCGCCTCGGTGCTCATCATCGGCGCCGGCATCAACGGCATCGCCACGTTCCGCGACCTGGCGCTGCAGGGCGTCGACGTCGTGCTCGTCGAACGCGACGACTTCGTCTCCGGCGCCTCGTCGGCGTCGTCGCACATGATCCACGGCGGCATCCGCTACCTCGAGAACGGCGAGTTCCGGCTCGTGAAGGAGTCGGTGACCGAGCGCAACGCGCTCATCCGCATCGCGCCGCACTACGTCAAGCCCCTCGAGACCACCGTGCCGATCTACTCGACGTTCTCGGGCATCCTGTCGGCGCCGATGCGATTCCTCACGCACAGGCAGGGCAAGCCGACCGAGCGCGGCGCCGCCCTCATCAAGACCGGGCTGACGATCTACGACGCCTTCTCGCGCGACGGCGGCTCCGTGCCCCGCCACCGCTTCCACGGTCGCAAGCGTTCGCTCGCCGAGCTGCCCGCGCTCGACCCCGCCGTCAAGTACACGGCCACCTACTACGACGCGAGCATGCACGACCCCGAGCGCCTCGCGCTCGACGTGCTCTTCGACGGGCTCGCCGCAGGCCCCCATGCCCGCGCGGTCAACCACCTCGGCGCCGTCGGATTCGGCGCGGACGGCGTGCGCGTGCGCGACGGCCTCACCGGTGAGGAGTTCTCGATCGCCGCCGACGTGGTCGTGAACACCTCCGGCCCCTGGACCGACCTCACGAACGCCGACCTCGGCCGCAGCACGACGTTCATGGGCGGCACCAAGGGCTCGCACATCGTGCTCGACCACCCCGAACTGCTCGCCGCGACCGGCGGACGCGAGATCTTCTTCGAGCACGAGGACGGCCGCATCGTGCTGATCTACCCGCTGAAGGGCCGCGTCATGGTCGGCACGACCGACCTCGAGCACGACATGCGCGAGCCCGTGGTGTGCACCGACGCCGAGGTCGACTACTTCTTCGAACTCATCGCGCACGTTTTCCCAGGCATCGCCGTCGACCGCTCGCAGATCGTCTACCGCTTCTCGGGCGTGCGCCCGCTGCCGCGGCACGACGACACGCAACCCGGCTTCGTCAGCCGCGACTACCGCATCGAGCGAGCGGATGTCGCGGCGCGCCCCGGCACGACGCTGCTGAGCCTCGTCGGCGGCAAGTGGACCACGTTCCGCGCACTCGCCGAGCACCTCTCCGACGAGGTGCTCCAGCTCCTCGGCCGTGAGCGCACCCGGTCGACCGAAGGACTCGCGATCGGCGGCGGGGCCGGCTACCCGACGACCGACGACGCACGACTGGTGTGGCTCGTCGGCCACGACGACGAGGTCGGGCGCGCTCGCGCCGAGATGCTGCTCGAGCGCTACGGAACCCGCGCCGAGGCCTACCTCGACGAGGTCGACGGCGAGACCGAGCGCACGCTCGAGCACCACGTCGACTACACGCGGGGCGAGATCACGTGGCTCGTGCGCAATGAGCGCGTCGTGCACCTGACCGACCTCGTGCTGCGCCGCACGAGCATCGCGTTCACGGGCACCCTCACCGCGCCGCTCCTCGGCGAGCTGGCCGACCTCGCGGGCGACGAGCTCGGCTGGGACACCGAGCGTCGCGCCGCCGAGATCGACGCGACACGCACCCTGCTCGCGGAGCGTCACGGCGTCGTGCTCGAGCAGCTCGCGGCGGTCGCGTAG
- a CDS encoding sugar-binding transcriptional regulator, which produces MNEKHRPDATEGAAAVPDKTREALRAAHLYYMQDLTMDAIAHELHTSRSSVSRLLSHARASGLVEISIHSPHDLPSRIEQEILGRFGIVAHVVPVPDHASDVDRLDRVALSAARILGRFVDSNQTIGVAWGSTMSAMSRHLVPKSTHNSEIVQLNGAGNGRTTGIVYASELLRRFGDAFGARVQQFPVPAFFDDPETRRAFWRERSTQRLLDVQAGMDVALFGVGSPFAEVPSHVYQGGYLDPADYAGLSREGAVGDVATVFYRADGSTDGIALNERATGPDFAVLRRAPRRICVVSGRAKLASLRGALAADLITDLIVDEGTARALVEH; this is translated from the coding sequence ATGAACGAGAAGCACCGGCCGGATGCGACCGAAGGGGCTGCGGCGGTCCCCGACAAGACACGCGAAGCGCTGCGAGCGGCGCACCTGTACTACATGCAGGACCTGACCATGGACGCCATCGCGCACGAGTTGCACACCTCGCGATCCTCGGTTTCACGCCTGTTGAGCCATGCACGGGCGAGCGGCCTCGTCGAGATCTCGATCCACTCCCCGCACGACCTGCCGAGCCGGATCGAGCAGGAGATCCTCGGTCGGTTCGGCATCGTCGCGCACGTCGTGCCCGTTCCCGATCACGCGAGCGACGTCGACCGCCTCGACCGCGTCGCGCTCTCGGCTGCACGGATTCTCGGACGATTCGTGGACTCGAACCAGACCATCGGCGTCGCCTGGGGCTCGACGATGAGCGCCATGAGCCGGCACCTCGTGCCGAAGTCGACCCACAACTCCGAGATCGTGCAGCTGAACGGCGCCGGCAACGGCCGCACGACCGGCATCGTCTACGCGAGCGAGCTGCTGCGCCGGTTCGGCGACGCGTTCGGCGCGCGCGTGCAGCAGTTCCCGGTGCCCGCCTTCTTCGACGACCCCGAGACCCGACGGGCGTTCTGGCGCGAGCGCAGCACCCAGCGCCTCCTCGACGTGCAGGCCGGCATGGATGTCGCCCTCTTCGGCGTCGGCTCGCCGTTCGCCGAGGTGCCGAGCCACGTGTACCAGGGCGGCTACCTCGACCCCGCCGACTACGCCGGCCTCAGCCGCGAGGGGGCGGTCGGCGACGTGGCCACGGTGTTCTACCGCGCCGACGGCAGCACCGACGGCATCGCGCTGAACGAACGTGCGACCGGCCCCGACTTCGCCGTACTCCGCCGTGCGCCGCGTCGCATCTGCGTCGTGTCGGGCCGCGCGAAGCTCGCGAGCCTGCGCGGCGCGCTCGCGGCCGACCTGATCACCGACCTCATCGTCGACGAGGGCACGGCGCGCGCGCTCGTCGAGCACTGA
- the ribD gene encoding bifunctional diaminohydroxyphosphoribosylaminopyrimidine deaminase/5-amino-6-(5-phosphoribosylamino)uracil reductase RibD: protein MTTAAHHDDHAARDRAAIDRRALESAAMRRALELAERGPARGVNPRVGCVLLAADGAVLAEGWHRGAGTAHAEVDALSRLAAGEATGATAIVTLEPCNHTGLTGPCAEALIDAGVARVVYAVADPGEHSSGGAGRLRAAGVDVELAAPDLVEAAESFLGDWLFAARTHRPRVTVKWASSLDGRAAADDGTSQWITGPEARADVHVRRAASDAIAVGTGTVLADDPSLTARGPDGGLLGDQPIPVVFGRRPVPVEAAITRHPRAHELVGADGTDLEADLRDLARRGIRSLFVEGGPTLASAFIAAGFADEVLVYLAPALLGGGRLALGDLGVTTIGEARRYDFAAIERLGDDVLLVAHPRPTEGN, encoded by the coding sequence ATGACGACGGCGGCGCACCACGACGATCATGCAGCGCGCGACCGCGCGGCGATCGATCGACGCGCGCTCGAGTCGGCCGCCATGCGGCGCGCGCTCGAGCTCGCCGAGCGCGGCCCGGCCCGCGGCGTCAACCCCCGCGTCGGATGCGTGCTGCTCGCCGCCGACGGCGCCGTACTCGCCGAGGGATGGCACCGTGGAGCCGGCACGGCCCACGCCGAGGTCGACGCCCTGAGCCGCCTCGCCGCCGGCGAGGCCACCGGAGCCACCGCGATCGTCACGCTCGAGCCCTGCAACCACACCGGACTCACGGGCCCGTGCGCCGAAGCGCTCATCGACGCCGGCGTCGCCCGGGTCGTCTACGCGGTCGCCGACCCCGGCGAGCACTCCTCCGGCGGGGCCGGGCGACTGCGCGCGGCCGGCGTCGACGTCGAGCTCGCCGCCCCCGACCTCGTCGAGGCCGCCGAGTCGTTCCTCGGCGACTGGCTGTTCGCGGCGCGCACCCACCGCCCGCGCGTCACCGTCAAGTGGGCGTCGAGCCTCGACGGGCGCGCCGCGGCCGACGACGGCACGAGCCAGTGGATCACCGGCCCCGAGGCCCGCGCCGACGTGCACGTGCGACGGGCGGCGAGCGACGCGATCGCGGTCGGCACGGGCACCGTGCTCGCCGACGACCCGTCGCTGACCGCCCGCGGCCCCGACGGCGGACTGCTGGGCGACCAGCCGATCCCGGTCGTGTTCGGCCGGCGTCCCGTGCCGGTCGAGGCGGCGATCACGCGGCATCCACGCGCGCACGAGCTCGTCGGCGCCGACGGCACCGACCTCGAGGCCGACCTGCGCGACCTCGCGCGCCGCGGCATCCGCTCGCTCTTCGTCGAGGGCGGACCGACCCTCGCGAGCGCCTTCATCGCAGCAGGCTTCGCCGACGAGGTGCTCGTCTACCTCGCGCCCGCGCTGCTCGGCGGCGGGCGCCTCGCGCTCGGCGACCTCGGCGTGACCACCATCGGCGAGGCCCGCCGCTACGACTTCGCCGCCATCGAGCGGCTCGGCGACGACGTGCTGCTCGTCGCCCACCCCCGACCCACCGAAGGGAACTGA
- a CDS encoding riboflavin synthase, which produces MFTGIIEDLGTVTGVEHSADAARLTVRGPLAVTGAKHGDSISVSGVCLTVVAFDDESFTADVMAQTLEMSTLDTVEAGRRVNLERAALVGDRLGGHIVQGHIDGTATVLEVRPGDAWRVIRFSLDAAHAPLVVDKGSIAVDGVSLTVSGLGDEVDGSWFEVSLIPETLTATTLGGLAVGDRVNIETDILARHVERMLRLDAHRSLPSAPAEPETATTGAAR; this is translated from the coding sequence ATGTTCACCGGAATCATCGAAGACCTGGGCACCGTCACCGGCGTCGAGCACAGCGCGGACGCCGCACGCCTCACGGTGCGCGGCCCCCTCGCCGTGACCGGCGCGAAGCACGGCGACTCGATCTCGGTCTCTGGCGTGTGCCTCACGGTCGTCGCGTTCGACGACGAGTCGTTCACGGCCGACGTGATGGCGCAGACCCTCGAGATGTCGACGCTCGACACGGTCGAGGCGGGCCGCCGGGTCAACCTCGAGCGCGCCGCCCTCGTCGGCGACCGCCTCGGCGGGCACATCGTGCAGGGCCACATCGACGGCACCGCGACGGTGCTCGAGGTACGCCCCGGCGACGCCTGGCGCGTCATCCGCTTCTCGCTCGACGCCGCGCACGCGCCACTCGTCGTCGACAAGGGCTCGATCGCGGTCGACGGGGTGTCGCTCACGGTCAGCGGGCTCGGCGACGAGGTCGACGGCTCGTGGTTCGAGGTCTCGCTCATCCCCGAGACCCTCACGGCGACGACGCTCGGCGGCCTCGCCGTCGGCGACCGCGTGAACATCGAGACCGACATCCTCGCCAGGCACGTCGAGCGGATGCTGCGCCTCGACGCGCACCGATCGCTGCCGTCGGCACCGGCAGAGCCCGAGACCGCCACGACAGGAGCTGCACGATGA
- a CDS encoding bifunctional 3,4-dihydroxy-2-butanone-4-phosphate synthase/GTP cyclohydrolase II, whose protein sequence is MSLATIPEVLEALRAGKPVIVADDEGRENEGDAIMAAEFATREWIAWMVRHTSGYLCAPMPNEFADRLELPLMVARNEDVRSTAYTITVDASDRTSTGISASDRAHTLRVLADPESTPDRLVRPGHVIPLRAVDGGVRERAGHTEAAVDLMRLAGLSPVGVIGEIVTDDGDMMRLPGLIEFGEREHLPVTTVAALIDWLSTWHAGQDLAGPVLTAVPESSRVSFEVETGLPTVHGDFRVRAYRDQETGADHVAFISGEPAKDAAGAVVRVHSECLTGEAFGSLKCECGPQLDAALGEIQRLGGVVVYLRGHEGRGIGLINKLRAYRLQEDGLDTLDANVALGLPADARDYRAASAILADLGIERVRLLTNNPEKVRQLEAHGIAVTERLPLVVGVGAVNTGYLDTKRRRMGHAIDDAQLADAAAEALLEGHAS, encoded by the coding sequence ATGAGTCTCGCGACCATCCCCGAGGTGCTCGAGGCGCTGCGCGCCGGAAAGCCCGTGATCGTCGCCGACGACGAAGGGCGCGAGAACGAGGGCGACGCGATCATGGCCGCCGAGTTCGCCACGCGCGAGTGGATCGCCTGGATGGTGCGCCACACGAGCGGCTACCTCTGCGCGCCCATGCCGAACGAGTTCGCCGACCGCCTCGAGCTGCCGCTCATGGTCGCGCGCAACGAAGACGTGCGCAGCACGGCGTACACGATCACGGTCGACGCCTCAGACCGAACGTCGACCGGCATCAGCGCGTCCGACCGGGCGCACACCCTCCGCGTGCTGGCCGACCCCGAATCCACGCCCGACCGGCTCGTGCGGCCCGGCCACGTGATCCCGCTGCGCGCCGTCGACGGCGGCGTGCGCGAGCGCGCGGGGCACACCGAGGCGGCCGTCGACCTCATGCGCCTCGCCGGGCTCTCCCCCGTCGGCGTCATCGGCGAGATCGTGACCGACGACGGCGACATGATGCGCCTGCCCGGCCTCATCGAGTTCGGCGAGCGCGAGCACCTGCCGGTCACGACGGTCGCGGCCCTCATCGACTGGCTCTCGACCTGGCACGCCGGGCAGGACCTCGCCGGCCCCGTGCTCACCGCGGTGCCCGAGTCCTCGCGGGTGAGCTTCGAGGTCGAGACCGGCCTGCCGACCGTGCACGGCGACTTCCGCGTGCGCGCCTACCGCGACCAGGAGACGGGCGCCGACCACGTCGCCTTCATCTCCGGCGAACCGGCGAAGGATGCCGCGGGCGCCGTCGTGCGCGTGCACTCCGAGTGCCTCACGGGCGAGGCGTTCGGCTCGCTGAAGTGCGAGTGCGGGCCGCAGCTCGACGCGGCCCTTGGCGAGATCCAGCGTCTCGGAGGCGTCGTCGTCTACCTGCGCGGACACGAGGGGCGCGGCATCGGCCTCATCAACAAGCTGCGGGCCTACCGCCTGCAGGAGGACGGCCTCGACACGCTCGACGCGAACGTCGCGCTCGGCCTGCCCGCCGACGCGCGCGACTACCGCGCCGCGAGCGCCATCCTCGCCGACCTCGGCATCGAGCGCGTGCGACTGCTGACGAACAACCCCGAGAAGGTGCGGCAGCTCGAAGCCCACGGCATCGCGGTCACCGAGCGGCTGCCGCTCGTCGTCGGCGTCGGCGCGGTCAACACCGGGTACCTCGACACCAAGCGTCGCCGCATGGGCCACGCGATCGACGACGCCCAGCTCGCGGATGCCGCGGCTGAGGCCCTTCTGGAAGGACACGCATCATGA
- the ribH gene encoding 6,7-dimethyl-8-ribityllumazine synthase has translation MSGAGSPTLDIDGTGLEVVIVAGSWHDEITDALIAGATRTLEAAGASFSLVRVPGSFELPVVSKAVLEAGADAVVALGVIIRGGTPHFEYVSAAATDGLTRVALDTGKPVGFGVLTLDDEQQGLDRAGLPGSKEDKGREAAEAAIATARALRAVWSSAE, from the coding sequence ATGAGCGGAGCAGGCTCCCCCACCCTCGACATCGACGGCACCGGACTCGAGGTCGTCATCGTCGCCGGCAGCTGGCACGACGAGATCACCGACGCGCTCATCGCCGGCGCGACGCGCACCCTCGAGGCGGCCGGCGCGTCGTTCTCGCTCGTGCGCGTGCCCGGCAGCTTCGAGCTGCCCGTGGTGTCGAAGGCGGTCCTCGAGGCCGGCGCCGACGCGGTGGTCGCGCTCGGCGTGATCATCCGCGGCGGCACGCCCCACTTCGAGTACGTCTCGGCGGCCGCGACCGACGGCCTCACGCGGGTCGCCCTCGACACGGGCAAGCCCGTCGGCTTCGGCGTGCTCACACTCGACGACGAGCAGCAGGGTCTCGACCGCGCCGGCCTGCCCGGCTCGAAGGAGGACAAGGGCCGCGAGGCCGCCGAGGCCGCGATCGCGACCGCTCGCGCGCTGCGCGCGGTGTGGTCGTCTGCCGAGTAG